CAGGGGCCGGCGAGCTCGACATGGGTGCTCTCCCCCAGGGGCTGGACCAAGAGCTCCCCGGAGCCCCGCAGCACCAGCTCGAAAGCGAAGGGAACGAGGGTTCCGGGCTCGGCTTGGGCTGCTGCCAATTCCGGCAGCTCCGCATGGATGCCACCAGAGATTCCCGCCGTCCGCGGCGCGCCGGGCTGGAATTCCAGCTCCTCGCCGTCCCACTGCAGCTCCACCCGCTGCTGCAGACCGCGAACGTCGGAGATCCCCAGGTTCAGCTGCAGGGCGCTCCAATCCGGGCGAGCGCCGGCGCCGGCCACCGAGGGAATCTCGAAGGTGCCGGAAGCCTGGATCCGCGCCTCGTAAACCACCACCTCGAAGAGGCCCCGATAGCGGACGTCCGGCTCCAGGCTGCCGCGCCAGTTGATCTCCTGGGGCAGAACGTGGACCATGTGGCGCCGCCACACCGGCGCCGGGTCGTCGGCCTTGCGCGCCGCCCCGTCCAGGGCGGCCTCCTCCACCGCCGGCACCCAGCCACCACCCGCTGCCGCCTCCGCTTCCTCCGGCGGCGCCAGCCATACGGGAATGGAGAGCACGGGGCCAGTGAGGCTCTGAGAGCGGCCCCAGTTGGCGGTGATCTCCGAGGCCACCTGCGCCTGCCGGCTCATGCGCTCGTGAACCAGCGCGGTGATCCGCGCCACCGGCAAGAGCAAGAGCAGGAGCAGAAAGCCAAGCATCAAGAGTTTGCCGAAGGCGGATTCACCGAAGCGGCGGATAGGATTCTTCCAGGTCTCGTTGTCCATCGTTCATTCCTCCCTTGTTGGCCGGCATCAGACCAGCCGAATCCGGCGGCAGGAGGCAGGAAAGATGGCGAGATGGAGGCACGGTGGGGCGAAGCGAGTCCACCTCACCTTCTCGGAGCGTCTGGTATTCTCAATACTCTCGGGTCCGCGAATCATTGCGCAGCACCCACTCCCCAGCATCATTCAACGGTGACGGAGACGTAGTCATGCTCAAACGAACCCTATTCATTGTCCTAGGAGCCTTCTTGATGGCCGGTTCCACCTCCTTCGCTTCCGCCCAGGATGTCCAGCCCCTGACCGCCGAAACCCTGTGGCAGATGCAGCGGTTGGGAGCTCCCAGCCTGAGCCCCGACGGCAGCGCCGCGGTGCTGCCGGTGACGCGCTACGACGTGGAGGAAGACAAGGGCTACACCGACCTCTGGCTGATCCCCACGGACGGTGGTGAGGCGCGCCAGCTCACCACCCACGAAGCCAGCGACAGCAGCCCGGTGTGGAGCCCCGACGGCCAGTGGATCGCCTTCGTCTCCAAGCGCGGCGACGACGAGCAGAGCCAGCTCTACGTGCTCCCCACCGCCGGTGGTGAGGCCCGCCGGGTCACCGAGGTGCCCACCGGGGTTTCGGCCCCCAAGTGGTTCCCGGACTCCAAGAAGCTGGCCTTCATCTCCCGCGTCTGGCCCGATGCGGAGAACTGGGAGGCCATGGCCGAACGGCTGAAAGAGAAGGAAGAATCGAAGGTCACCGCTCAGCAGTGGGACAACGCCATCATCCGCTGGTGGGATCATTGGATCGACGACCGCCAGGCCCACCTCTACACCGTCACCCTCGACGGCAAGAGCGTCCAGCCGGTGACCCTCGGCACCGGCTTCGAGCTCGACCGCACCGGCGCCGGCAGCGACGCCTACGACATCTCCCCGAACGGCGACGAGATCGCCTTCTCCGCCGACAGCCTCAACGATCAGACCGATCCCGACTTCGACATCTTCGTCGTCCCCGCCGGCGGCGGCGAGGCGCGCAACCTCACCGAGGACAATCGCGGTCAGGATTACAGCCCCCTCTACAGCCCCGACGGCAAATGGCTCGCCTTCACCCGCCAGAAGATCAACGGCTTCTACGCCGACACCCTGCGCCTGGTGCTCCACGACCGCCAGCAGGGCACCAACCGCCAGCGCACCGGCGTCCAGGATTGGGACCGTTCCGCTTCCGGGCTGGTGTGGGCTCCGGACAGCCAAGCTCTCTACGGCGCCATCGACGATGCCGGCAACCGCCGCATCTACCGCATCGACGTGGAGGGCGGCGCCCCCGCCGCCATCACCGGCGAGAAAACCTTCAGCTCCCTGGCGGTGGCCGGCGACGGACCGGTGGTGGTGGCCCTGCGCCAGAGCTTCCTCGAGCCGCCGACCCTGGTGCGGGTGGACGCCGGCAGCGGCGAGGCCACCCAGCTCTCGCACTTCAACGACGAGGTCCTCGCCGAAGTGGATTTCGGC
This region of Acidobacteriota bacterium genomic DNA includes:
- a CDS encoding S9 family peptidase; amino-acid sequence: MAGSTSFASAQDVQPLTAETLWQMQRLGAPSLSPDGSAAVLPVTRYDVEEDKGYTDLWLIPTDGGEARQLTTHEASDSSPVWSPDGQWIAFVSKRGDDEQSQLYVLPTAGGEARRVTEVPTGVSAPKWFPDSKKLAFISRVWPDAENWEAMAERLKEKEESKVTAQQWDNAIIRWWDHWIDDRQAHLYTVTLDGKSVQPVTLGTGFELDRTGAGSDAYDISPNGDEIAFSADSLNDQTDPDFDIFVVPAGGGEARNLTEDNRGQDYSPLYSPDGKWLAFTRQKINGFYADTLRLVLHDRQQGTNRQRTGVQDWDRSASGLVWAPDSQALYGAIDDAGNRRIYRIDVEGGAPAAITGEKTFSSLAVAGDGPVVVALRQSFLEPPTLVRVDAGSGEATQLSHFNDEVLAEVDFGTYESVTYTGANGDEIQMWINYPPGFDKSKPWPLYLLIHGGPHNGIHDSFHWRWNAQVFSGWGYVTAWHNFHGSSGFGQDFADSINPERAEMPYQDTLAAAQLLADKPWIDGDRMAAGGGSYGGYLTSVILGREHPFKTLIAHAAVYNSFTQYAADYGSGKRRHGEFWESPEVYQRNSPHFGAGNFDTPTLVIHGGQDFRVPLNHGIELYQTLQNRDVESRLIYYPDENHWILKPQNSIHWYHSKEEWLTDHVKPEPVATEKPAEEGKKMDGSSDGDS
- the creD gene encoding cell envelope integrity protein CreD, whose protein sequence is MDNETWKNPIRRFGESAFGKLLMLGFLLLLLLLPVARITALVHERMSRQAQVASEITANWGRSQSLTGPVLSIPVWLAPPEEAEAAAGGGWVPAVEEAALDGAARKADDPAPVWRRHMVHVLPQEINWRGSLEPDVRYRGLFEVVVYEARIQASGTFEIPSVAGAGARPDWSALQLNLGISDVRGLQQRVELQWDGEELEFQPGAPRTAGISGGIHAELPELAAAQAEPGTLVPFAFELVLRGSGELLVQPLGESTHVELAGPWTSPGFVGAFLPTERQIDDDGFTAVWQVPNFGRDFPQLWWNDVVNGQELAAAGFGVELVLPADAYQQTERSVKYAVLFIVLTFGTFFLLELLSPVRLHAVQYLLIGFAQSLFYVLLLALAEHLGFGPAYALAAAATVGLIAVYSHSILAGRRPALAVFGCLGLLYGYLYILLQLEDYALLVGALGLFAALAALMLATRKLDWFTLRFEGAAQR